In the genome of Metabacillus litoralis, the window TAGAGTCTCTTCAATCCTCCCCCGCTGTAAGATCAAGCACAAACTCACTCGGTATCGGTCGTCCAGTTCCAGTAGAATTTGACTGCTTGGACTTTTGTTTAGAAGACTGGTTATCCTGATAAGAATCTATTTCTTCAATGGTTAGTAAAGACTCATTTTTCCAGTTTTTAAGTATGCCAACGATATAGTTTAGTTTTCTTTTGTTATTAGCACAGGCAATACCCATGGCTTTTAAGACAACATCTTTAGGGTGTAAAAAGCACGAATTGTCTAACCAGGATAATAGCTGGTGTTTGGCGTTTATGTTAGATAACCCAAATCCATTGCTGTCCCAGAACTCTATGATTTCGTTTATATCTTTTGATTTTTGACTTTGTTGGTCATCATCTAGATCTGAATTGTCTTTAGAGGATTGTTTTTCTTCCCTAGTTTCTGTAACTCGAGGGTTTGAGTTTTCTTCAATTTGATCTTGTACAGTTGCAGAATATGTATGTTCTTTACCCTTATGGCTCATTTCTTCCTCAACTTCTTTATGACAATAAGGTTCATATAAGCGAACTATTTCCTCTCTTTCAATTCCTTCGCAAACATACGAAATAAGCGAGGTATCCTTGACCTCTTTTAATTCTTTTGTAATACAATCCATAATTGGTTTGCCGCCTCTATGAAGGTTATTTTTCCCCCAGTTTTTAATAGCGATTTCACATGTTTCTAGGTTGTACCGGATTAATTTGTGACGTGTTGTAAAGCGTTCTAATAATACTTCCACCTCTTCAAGCGTATAATCCAATTCGAGTGCCATTTCTTTCTTCGTTATTTCGTAGATTCCAATTTGTGTCGTTTTATCATTTGTTAGTAAATACACGTAAAATAATTTATCCTCCGAAGACATCTTCTCTAAATTAAAGGAAGATCTCCAAAATCCAGTTAAGATCATACGAAATTTTGCCATTTTTCATCACTACCTTTTTATCAAATTATTGTTTTATCATCCTTTATATAGACAAAAAGAGGGGGTAGAGTAGCAGATTTAAATGTTAAATTTTTGTAAAGATAATATTTATTGAGACTATTTAGAATCTGTAAAATAAAAATTTATGTTATCTAAAATAAAAACGTTCCTTAACAGTTTGTAAGGAACGTTGATCTTTTTTATTAAGTTTGCTTTGGCAGCTAAACTACCACTATACAAAAATTTGAGAATGTGACCCATTCTAGATTATCGTCTATGCTAGTGTTATAAGTTTTTTGTTGTTGTTCTTTTTCTTTTTATTCTTCTTTTTCTTTTTGCCCACGTATCGTAAAAAATGTTTCTTTACCTATTTTTTATCTAATATCTTTGAATCTATCAAATATCTTCCTACTTTTTTAAAGACTGCTCCGCAAGCCATTCCATTAAGGTTGTTGCTTTTCCATTGATGGTGTTTGTTACTTCATTGTTGTATACATAAATCCATGACCAATGTCCATCATATTCGTATGGAGTACCGTCACTATTTTTATAGAGTCCTGAAGTGTCAATGACATGATCGAATAGAGAGAGATGAACATTTTTTGCGGCTGCTTCAATTAATCGGTTATAGGTTGGGACTGTGTATAGATTCGGATTAACTACCTTGTCGGTTTTCGCAGTGATAAACCAGATAGGAAGATTCTTCATTTTTTGTATTTCTTCAACTGTGATCAAGGAATCCTTTAGAGCTTCACAGGTTGGGAAGGCTGCTGCGAAATACTCTGGATAATCGCGTATCATCAGCATCGTCATGTATCCACCATTTGAATCTCCACCAATATAAATTCTACTGTGATCAATATCCTTATTTTGTGAAACATAGTCTTCAATTAATGCCATAAGTGCTTTTTGATATTTCGACGTACCATCACCGAATTCAGTGAAGCCCTCCATCCAAAAACTAGGTGTTTGAGGAGCTAATACATAGGCACCATCAAAATAAGCTTGTATTTCTTCTGATGCAAAATTTGCTGCTTTGTTCCCGGCGATGGCAATCGTTGGATCTATACCGCCTTCTCCTGCTCCATGTAACCAAATGACTAGTGGATTTTTTTCATTATTTTTTGCTGGAGAATAGTCAGCATAGGTTAAAGTAATATTGTCATAAGTTGCTTTGCCTGTTGTAAAATCATCGACAAGCTCTCTTACTCCCCCGGTAAATGTGTCTATCACTAACTCTGAGATTGTTCCATCACTAGTTTGAATATTCTTTTGTTGTGTGATCGTGTATTGATTATCAGTCCAATCGTTAAAGCCAGTCCCCTTCCAGTCATAGTTAATGGCAGAAGAAAGTGATAAGGTTGGGGAAACTTCCATTTCTAAAACAGCATATTGCCCCATCTTTTCGGCTGGTTTCCCATGCTTATCTGATACATAAGCATTTTTCACAATTCGATTACCTTCTTGTAAGAATGGATTCTCCAATCTGTGATCGTATCTTTGCACATGAACATGAAAGGTCTCTTTCGTAACGGAATCTACTGGAACAGGTTTTCCTAAATCAACAATTACCTTTGTAATGGCTGCTCCCCAATCCATAATTTCTGTAACCGTTTGATAAGAAGGTTGTTTTTTTCCTTCCGTGTTAACCGTATGGCTCATCACAGCTGCTGAACCTAATTGCGCTAGAGATTTCTCCGATTTATTCTTTTTGTTCTCCATTATGATTTACCTCCCTTTTAGTAAATGCGTGCATTAAAGTAACCGTTTACATTTTAATGAGTTTTCTGAAAGTTACCTATTAACTTAATAATTCCTGCTTAAAAGTGAAAACCCTCTCAAATTATTATAAATATTTCGTCACATGTCTACTGATTTCAATCTAATATCAGAGCGACAAAAAGATAGCTGATGCCGGAAAGTTCACGTTCAATTCTACTAAACATGGTTATAATAAAGATATATACGCATATATTAAAAAGACCGTTGGTGCTCGAACACCAAACGGCCTATACAATAGAAGGTTCCCTTCAAGGGAGTCAGCATTGTAGGTATAAATCCACCCTCTAAATGCTGTTTGGGCTCAAGGGTGGACTATTTTTTGTCTCTAAAAGATATGATGAACAAAACCAAACCTTCAAATGCGATCATAAGAATCATCCCTTTTTTTATGGGGAACTCTGAACTTTCATCAGTTTACCTAATGAATGGCAATCTTTTAACGTTAACACTATTGAACTTGTTTCCTCTTTCTATTGAAAGTTCTAGCTTCTATTTGATCATTTGTTACATTGAGAAATCCCCTAATCTTCAAATGAAAGTGCATAGTTATGTTGAATACCTTCTCTACAAACTTCATAGCATAATATCTACCCAATAATTAAAACAACTCTAACTGTTTGAACAAATTGTTATATCAATTTCTGATACTAAGGTGTATTATGATAATTTTTAAAAGTACCCTTTTTGAATGCTTCTCTCTCTATGTTTTCTTATTGCATGTAGAGAAGGAAACGCATTTGGCTCTAAAGGTAAGGATATTTCCCTTCCGTCAAATTGTTTATAACTACTTTCTTGTAAAATATGACTTACCACTATTCGGAATTGATCATTAATCACAATCAACCCCTCATCAAATAGTTTATGAATATCCATTCTAAAGCAAATTCCATTTTGAATATGGTTACTTTCTTCATTAACATATGCTTGAATATGAGCAGCTTGAAGCACTTCCAAACATGTTTCATTAGTTATACAACACTTTGAACCATAAGCGTTTAAAACTTTCTTTCTAAAATCACTTTGACCCATACGTTTCTTGAATTTTTGTTCACTGTATTCAGTTTTTTCTTCTGGAATATGTTTAAAACTATCTTCACTGTCAGATTGGAATGGTACTAAAGGTGAAGGTTCGATTTTATTTTTACTTAAAGAATTGGTCGGTATATCCTCATTATCACTTCCATCGCTATTATTTGGGATGCCGTCTTTATAATAGCCTCTTAGCCCCCATATTTTTGTTCTACCGTTTCTTTCTACAATATAAAAACTATCTTTTTTTCCACAAAATCTCTCACAATCACTGCAATAACGTTCTAAGGTTCGAGGAATTGAAGACTCTTTATAAGGTATAATTCCTCGTTCTTTTACTTTTTTACGAATATCCAATAATGAGCCTTTACCACCTAACTCTCTTAGAACATCAGTAATTTCATCAACCCATAACTTCCTACTAGAATCCATACAATTTTCACACCCGTATAATTAATCTTTCTATTGTTTGTAATAAAACATATGTCAAAAGTATGAGTTTGTATTAAACAAATACTCCTCCAACAACCGAATCATCTCCATCTGATGTTTCTTAGCCAAATCATCATTCCACTTCTCATTCTCATAAATCAATGCCATCTTCAATGAATCTAGCTTCTCTCGATTATTGTTGATAAAACGTTGACGTTTTTCGTTAAATGGTAAATTACTATATTCTGAATTAACACTTCTGGAAACTAGGGCGAGATTGCCGAATTTGTTTAATTGCTCCTGAGATACTGTGTTTGTATCGGTGATTTTATGATTTTGTGGGGAAATATGTTCCACAGAGTTTTTGGCTGTTAATTTAAACTCTCTCCACTTAGTTCCCTTGTTTCCGTATTTCTCCCAAAGAACATACTCTAGCTTGTAAAACCAGTAATGAGGAAATTCTGTTCCAAGCTCCTCGTGTAAAATGTTAGTACTTAAGGTAGTTTTATAATAAGGTTTTTCTAGAAAATACCTTGTTCGCTCGATTAAGGTTTTGTCATCTTTTTCCGCACATAGCAAGTGATTGTCTAGGTGCTTTAAATATTTATAACTATCCTGCCCGTTGTTCTCTAATATATAATGTAAATATGGAGTTAACCAATAGTGTGTTGTAATTTGTTGGGAGTGATATAACATGCTTTGCAAGAGTGCCTCTCCCCGAGCTGTTGATTCTCCCCTTTGTAAGGAGTAATAAATATTTCTGCCATTTTTATTAGCGTTTTTGTATGTTCTTCGGATTGAATGAATTTCATGATCCTTAGGGCCAACCCATTTAATCACATGTTTATCAAAATAATAGCGAACTTTCCACAGCAATTTGATAAACTTCTTAACATTTTCATCTTTAACTGATTTTGTTAAAAAATTATCCGAAAATATCATTAGTAATTCTTTATCTGAAATTTTCAGGATATCTTTTTCTTCTTTCTTAGCTAAATATATTCTTAATGTATGCTGCAGAAGCATAGGAAACGTTATAATACTCCTTACATCTTCACTATCATATTCATCTTCTTCATTATCCTCATCACTATTAAAGCTAGCATGAACATCCTCTGATTCTAATATATCTAATAAAGTCATAGACTCACTGTTTTCTTCCGCTTTCTCGTCAATCGCCGCTAACACTTTGGTCGGATCAGCCAATTGTTCCTCACCAACCTTGGCAGTTTCCTGGTCAAATAAATGAGTTGTTTTAATATGAGTTATATCTTTAATATTTTTCTCAATATATTGATTCATATTAGCGCATGCATCCCATAAGTTGCTGTATTTTATGCGGTCTTGAGCCTGTAGTTTATCTAGTAATCTTGCTTTTAAAATTTCATGATGTTGTAGCTGAATGCCACGGTTGTTAATCACTTCAAACAATTTATTTAAATCGGTTTTCTCTGGTACTTCTGTATAAACCAACTGGACTTTCTCGTATATAAATTCGGCTATCTTGGCTGCTTTCCCAGGTTTACTTCCCTCAAATTCAGAGTGAAATCGTCTAATTAAAGCTAGTGAGTCATCAATATTGGCCGTAATATCTACGTTTTTACTTCCGTTAATTAATGACTGAAATTTCTCATTGATTTCCTCTCTAATTGCGAAGCTTATTCGATTCTCTCCCTCATTTTCAATAAACGATTTTAAAGTACCTGCAAATATGATCGAAATCATCCAAAGTGTTGTAAAACGTTGCTGTCCATCGATTAAATCATATACCTTTCTTTGTTCGGTAGAAGAGGAGGGATTTTCAACAACGAGAACACCTCCTAAGTAAAATAGCTCTTTTCCGTCATTAAAAGCAGCCTCTATATCTTCTAGTAACGTTTTCACTTGTTCTTCCTGCCAAACATATAATCTTTGATAAATCGGTATGTTAAAAACATATTGTTTTTCTACTAAACTCTTTAATGTGACTAAATTAGACTGTATCTCCATTTTCAATCTCCTTAACAAATGTATCCATCCAGCTTTCTTTATAATCGAAACTCTTTTTACCGTAATAACTCAAAATGCGTTCTTTATAATAACCACGCACACCCTTGCCATTTTCAATGTTTTCTTTCGTGTAAATATCGATTGGTTGTGAACATCTTGATAAGAAATTAAACACTTCTTCTGGTGTAAACGCATGACTAATCACATCTAACAGGTTATTTTCGCTATCTTTAAGAAAATTCATTGGTGCTTGCTTTACTACATTTTGTTTTTCTAATCGAATCGCCCCAAGCAAATGATCTAGCCATAGCGAAAAGCGAAACAGTTGCTGTTCACCGAACTTGTCATAATACATCAAGCTAGCTAGAATGAACAATTCCTTCAAATAAACGGATAAATGCTTCCAGACGTTTTCATAAAAATCTCTAAATCTCTTTATTTCTTTACTAGTAATAGTTTGATCTGTAAAAAGTAAGTGAATCACTTCTGCATATCTTTTTGAAAAAAGAAAATAACCCAGGCCCTTACTTATAGGTTGTCTTAATGAAAAAGGAAGAGAGCTAGCAAGATGGTTATGATTCTTCACTTGTATTTCATAATCTCCATTATCTTTTACATAAAGTTTAGCTCCATAGGTATTGTAAAAATTAGGAAATAACTCAATTGTTTTGTCATCATCACTCTGTTTGGTGTTTCGCATAAATTCCGCTAACATGTCTTCATCATTAGCTAGTGTGATTTGTTTTTGTCCACGCCAAGTACGAGCACGAGAAAGATATTTTGTAAATAACTCTACTGTAAAGTCTCCTTTTTTATGAAGAATGGGCTTGATATTCTGGATGTTTTCCCAATCCTTCGCACAACGCTCCTGAACGGTTGTATTATTTATCGCTCTAAGATGATACGCCTTTAGTAAATCGGTAGACTCCAGCTTTACTCCTCGGTAATTTTGCGTATCAAAAAAGGTAAAAGCCAAATCCTCTGAAGGTGTGGTAATAAAGGTGAATTGGATATTAGGAAACAATAAAGATACCTTCTCTTTCCATGCTTTATTCTCATCATGATGAAAAAATCTTTGAATGCTTTTAATATTTTTAATGGATTCTGGTGAGTTAAATTCCATCGCAATTTTGCCTTCTATTAATCTTCTATGTAATAGAAAATAAAGAATACTTAACGTAGTCATACGCTGCTGACCATCGATAATGAACAGCTTTTCTTTTTCATCATTTTTATGTAGCAATATGCTTCCCATATAATAAGGGATATTTGGCTGTGATTCGATGTGTTCTAGTAAATCCTCCAGCAACTCTTTTACTTTATTTATATTCCAAACATATGGTCGTTGATAGGTATCGATCGCGATTGGATAAACTGCCTTTTCTTTAAAAAATTGCTCAAACGTACCAACCTCTACTTTTACATCATTCTTTTTACTGGTTGCTGTATATGTCATCTTGCTCAGCTCCATTTATCTAGGTTTCATTTTTTTGTTATTTATTGTTTACTACCATTCTACTAATTCCTTAGTACTTGAACAGTTAATAGCTTAATTTTACCTCATTCGACAATTTTTGTTAATTTATCTTCTAGGAAATCTTACTTTAATGGAGCGTATGTATTAGTTCCACAAGCACCTACGAGGTGAATGTAGGGATCTATTACGAAAATTCACTTGATATAAAAATAAGCGGCTTCTCCTTCATCAGAGAAACCGCTTATATTAATTTATGCCTCTCAATCTATCAAATATATTCCTACTTTTATAATGACTGCTTAGCAAGCCATTCCATTAAGGTTGTTGTTTTTCCATTTAAAGTGTTTGTTACTTCATTGTTGTATACATAAATCCATGACCAATGTCCATTATATTCGTATGGAGTACCGTCACTGTTTTTATAAAGACCTGAAGTATCAATTACATTCTCGAATAAGGATAGGTGAACATCCTTTGCACCCGCTTCAATTAATCTGTTATAGGTTGGAACTGTGTATTGATCAGGATTGACAACCATGTCGGTTTTGGCAGTAATAAACCAGATTGGAAGGTTTTTCATTTTTTGAATTTCTTCGTCAGTAATAAGGGTATCTTTTAGCGCTTCACATGTTGGGAAGGCTGCTGCGAAATACTCTGGATAGTCGCGTACCATCAGCATCGTCATATATCCACCATTTGAATCTCCACCAATATAAATTCTACTAGGATCAATGTCCTTATTTTGTGAAACATAGTCGTCGATTAAGGCCATCAGTGCTTTCTGATATTTTGACGTACCATCTCCAAATCCAGTAAAACCCTCCATCCAAAAACCAGGTGTTTGGGGTGCTAATACATAAGCACCATCAAAATAGGCTTGAATCTCTTCTGATGCAAAGTTGGCCGCTTTGTTCCCTGCGATGGCCATGGTTGGGTCTGTACCGCCTTCTCCTGCTCCATGTAACCAAATGACTAGTGGATTTTTTGCGTTATCTTTTGCTGGAGAATAGTCAGCATAGGATAAAGTAACGTTGTCATAGGTTGCAGTACCAGTAGTAAATTCATCTACAAGCTCTCTCACTCCACCTGTAAATGTATCTACAACTAACCCTGAGATTGATCCTGCATTGGTTATGATATTCTTTTGTTGTGTGATTGTATATTTATTATCTGTCCAATCATTAAATCCAGTACCTGCCCAGTCGTAGTTGATTGCAGAAGATAGTGATAAGCTTGGAGAAATTTCCATTTCTAAAACAGCGTATTTTCCCATTTTCTTAGCTGGATTCCCATGCTTATCTGAAACATAAGCATTCTTCACTTTTCGATTGCCTTCTTGTAAGAATGGATTCGCTAATCTACTATCATATCTTTCTACATGAACATTAAAGGTCTCATTAGTAACCGAATTTACTGGAACAGGTTTCCCTAAATCAACGATTACCTTTGTGATAACTGCTCCCCAATCCTCAATTTCTGTAACTGTTTGATAAGAAGGTGGTTGTGTTTTTATTTCCTTTGCAAATACACCTGTGTTTAACATTAGGCTCATCACAGCAGCTGAACCTAAAAGCATTAGAGGTTTCGCCCATTTTTTCTTCTTAGTCACCATTAATCTTTACCTCCTGTTTGAGTAAACGCGTTTACATTAGTTGGTCTTGTCATTTCTTGATTTTAGACATTCGTTCTAAAAGAGCTCATCCTATTTTCTTTTATTTCGTTAATCTATCAATGTCAACCTTTGGCTCTAAAGCATTATTGACCTGTTCCACAACGATATCTTTTTCCACGTTAAATGTGGCCGTTCCTTTAATATTTTCTGAGGATGCACCTACTCTAACCTCGTATATTCCCTTTTCAACGATCCATTGATTTTTAGCTTCATCAAAGGATGCTAAATCCATTGCGTCTAGTTCAAATTTAATTAGCTCGCTTTGATTTGCATTTAATTCTTTCGTTTTCGTAAAGTCTCTTAACTCGATTTCTGGTTTTTCTAGTTTTCCATCAGGAGCTGAGATGTAAAGTTGAACAACCTCTTTACCTGCAACATCACCCGTATTTTTAATGTTCGCAAAGACAGTGATGGTATCTTTAAATTTCCCACCTTTGTTTACTCTTATATTGCTATAATCATAGGTTGTATAAGAGAGTCCATATCCAAATTCATAGGAAGGGGAAACATTAAATGTTGAGTGGTAACGGTAACCGATATAAATATCTTCTTCATAGGTGACTTGTGTTGGATTTTCTGCAGGTGTACCTGGGAAGTTAGATGACGATGGTGTATCACTATATGTTTTAGGGAATGTCGTTGCTAGCTTACCAGATGGATTCACTGCACCTGTTAAAACATCTGCAATGGCATATCCTGCTTCTTGCCCTGGCTGCCATGCTACAAGAATAGAGTCAACTTTATCCTTCCAGCTTTCAACCTCAATTGGACCACCAATATTTAATACAACTGTAACCTTTTTCCCTGCATTATGATAAATGCTTGAAATGTTTTTAATCATCTCCTGTTCCGTTTCGGTTAACAGATAATCACCCTGAACATTTTGACGATCAGCAGATTCTCCCGAATTGCGGTCAATTACGATAACAGCTGTATCTGTATCTTCTTGAACCTGATTGATTTCATTGATATCAAGTGGTTTTTCAGGAATAATCGGAATTTCTTTACCAAAGTCCTCTCCCCATGGACTAGGCTTAATTTTGTATTCATCTTGCTGCCTTAATGTATTAATATAGTTTTTATAATCTGTTACTAAGTCCTCCTGCATTTGATACCCGGCTTCATTTAATCCATCAACCAATGAAACAGTGTAGGCTGCATTAACATCACCACTACCAGTTCCACCTTTAATGGTCTCTATTTGTGCATTTCCAAAGATTGCTAGCTTATTTTCCTTCTTCAGTGGTAATGCATTATCATCATTTTTTAATAACACCATTCCTTCAGCTCCTGCTTGTCGAGCAACCTTGGCATGTGCAGCTAGATCAGGAGAATCTGAGTTTGCATAGTTTTTAAATGTAGGAGATTTCACTACAAACTCAAGTATATTTTTAATATTCCGATCAAGGACGCTTTCATCCAGACTACCATCCTTCACCGCATTTGCTATAGCTGTAGAGCTACTAGGAAAACCTGGCATGATATGATCATTACCAGCCCTCATCTGCTCTACTGGATTTGTTCCCGCAAACCAGTCGGTCATTACAAAGCCTTCATAACCCCAGTCGTCTCTTAAAACCGTTGTAAGAAGATCTGTATTCTGTGAAGCAGGCGTTCCATTTACTAGATTATAAGAACTCATAACCGCCCATGGGTTTGACTCTTTAATTGCAATTTCGAAGCCTTTTAAATAAAGCTCTCTTAGTGCTCTTTCTGAAACAATCGTGTCAATTGTAAATCGATTTGTTTCTTGATTGTTAGCTGCAAAATGCTTGATTGTCGCTCCAACATCATTTGATTGAACACCATTTACGAGAGCAGCTGTCATTTTACCTGCAACTAAAGGATCCTCTGAAAAATATTCAAAATTTCGCCCATTCAATGGATTGCGATGTAAGTTTAAAGCAGGTGCAAGTAGAATATCTACACCATATTCTTTGACTTCATTTCCTTGAGCTTTCCCAACTGCTTCAACCATTTTCATGTCCCATGTAGATGCAAGATTTGTTGCAATAGGGAATGCAGTCGCATAATAGGTTTTGGTTTCACCTTCTCGAGTTGGGCTAATTCTTAGTCCAGCTGGACCATCCGCAAAAAACATGGCAGGAATCCCCAATCGTTCAATAGCAGGGGTTCCACCTACTGCACCGGCAACAGCTAGCTTTGGTGCGCCAAACAATCCTGGCATCCCAACACCTACGACCATTTTCGTCTTTTCATCAAGTGTCATTGCTGCGATTACTGAATCAATCGAAGCAGCATCAATTAGCTTTGGAGCTTCGTTTTGAACTTGTACGGTATTTTCTGTGGAATCATTCGCAAAAGTAGTTGTGCTGTATCCAAAGCTACTGACTGCAAACCCAGTAGCAAGTGCTACTGCTAGTAATCTTTTTTTTCTTGCCTTCTTCATTTTCTTTAACATCTTTTTCCCTCCATTTCAAAACTCACTCAGCTACACTATGAGTCAATTAGATTCTTTATTAACACAAGAGAGCTAAGCATAGCTCTCTTGTGTTGAAGGTTACTTATCAAATTTTGAAAGTCGATCAATTTCAACCTGTGGCTCTAGAACGTCATTAACTTTTTCTACTAAAATATCTTGATCTACTTTAAATGAAGCAGTTCCTCTAATATCTTCTGATGAAGCACCAACAAGAACCTCATATGTTCCTTTTTCAACTATCCAAGCAGATTTTTCTTCATCAAATGAAGCTAGCTCTTTTACATCTAGTTCAAATTTTAGATTTTCTTTCTTACCAGGTCTTAATTCTTTTGTTTTTGTAAATGCTTT includes:
- a CDS encoding DnaD domain protein; amino-acid sequence: MAKFRMILTGFWRSSFNLEKMSSEDKLFYVYLLTNDKTTQIGIYEITKKEMALELDYTLEEVEVLLERFTTRHKLIRYNLETCEIAIKNWGKNNLHRGGKPIMDCITKELKEVKDTSLISYVCEGIEREEIVRLYEPYCHKEVEEEMSHKGKEHTYSATVQDQIEENSNPRVTETREEKQSSKDNSDLDDDQQSQKSKDINEIIEFWDSNGFGLSNINAKHQLLSWLDNSCFLHPKDVVLKAMGIACANNKRKLNYIVGILKNWKNESLLTIEEIDSYQDNQSSKQKSKQSNSTGTGRPIPSEFVLDLTAGED
- a CDS encoding prolyl oligopeptidase family serine peptidase — its product is MSHTVNTEGKKQPSYQTVTEIMDWGAAITKVIVDLGKPVPVDSVTKETFHVHVQRYDHRLENPFLQEGNRIVKNAYVSDKHGKPAEKMGQYAVLEMEVSPTLSLSSAINYDWKGTGFNDWTDNQYTITQQKNIQTSDGTISELVIDTFTGGVRELVDDFTTGKATYDNITLTYADYSPAKNNEKNPLVIWLHGAGEGGIDPTIAIAGNKAANFASEEIQAYFDGAYVLAPQTPSFWMEGFTEFGDGTSKYQKALMALIEDYVSQNKDIDHSRIYIGGDSNGGYMTMLMIRDYPEYFAAAFPTCEALKDSLITVEEIQKMKNLPIWFITAKTDKVVNPNLYTVPTYNRLIEAAAKNVHLSLFDHVIDTSGLYKNSDGTPYEYDGHWSWIYVYNNEVTNTINGKATTLMEWLAEQSLKK
- a CDS encoding HNH endonuclease, with translation MDIRKKVKERGIIPYKESSIPRTLERYCSDCERFCGKKDSFYIVERNGRTKIWGLRGYYKDGIPNNSDGSDNEDIPTNSLSKNKIEPSPLVPFQSDSEDSFKHIPEEKTEYSEQKFKKRMGQSDFRKKVLNAYGSKCCITNETCLEVLQAAHIQAYVNEESNHIQNGICFRMDIHKLFDEGLIVINDQFRIVVSHILQESSYKQFDGREISLPLEPNAFPSLHAIRKHRERSIQKGYF
- a CDS encoding DUF262 domain-containing protein, which gives rise to MEIQSNLVTLKSLVEKQYVFNIPIYQRLYVWQEEQVKTLLEDIEAAFNDGKELFYLGGVLVVENPSSSTEQRKVYDLIDGQQRFTTLWMISIIFAGTLKSFIENEGENRISFAIREEINEKFQSLINGSKNVDITANIDDSLALIRRFHSEFEGSKPGKAAKIAEFIYEKVQLVYTEVPEKTDLNKLFEVINNRGIQLQHHEILKARLLDKLQAQDRIKYSNLWDACANMNQYIEKNIKDITHIKTTHLFDQETAKVGEEQLADPTKVLAAIDEKAEENSESMTLLDILESEDVHASFNSDEDNEEDEYDSEDVRSIITFPMLLQHTLRIYLAKKEEKDILKISDKELLMIFSDNFLTKSVKDENVKKFIKLLWKVRYYFDKHVIKWVGPKDHEIHSIRRTYKNANKNGRNIYYSLQRGESTARGEALLQSMLYHSQQITTHYWLTPYLHYILENNGQDSYKYLKHLDNHLLCAEKDDKTLIERTRYFLEKPYYKTTLSTNILHEELGTEFPHYWFYKLEYVLWEKYGNKGTKWREFKLTAKNSVEHISPQNHKITDTNTVSQEQLNKFGNLALVSRSVNSEYSNLPFNEKRQRFINNNREKLDSLKMALIYENEKWNDDLAKKHQMEMIRLLEEYLFNTNSYF
- a CDS encoding DUF262 domain-containing protein, whose protein sequence is MTYTATSKKNDVKVEVGTFEQFFKEKAVYPIAIDTYQRPYVWNINKVKELLEDLLEHIESQPNIPYYMGSILLHKNDEKEKLFIIDGQQRMTTLSILYFLLHRRLIEGKIAMEFNSPESIKNIKSIQRFFHHDENKAWKEKVSLLFPNIQFTFITTPSEDLAFTFFDTQNYRGVKLESTDLLKAYHLRAINNTTVQERCAKDWENIQNIKPILHKKGDFTVELFTKYLSRARTWRGQKQITLANDEDMLAEFMRNTKQSDDDKTIELFPNFYNTYGAKLYVKDNGDYEIQVKNHNHLASSLPFSLRQPISKGLGYFLFSKRYAEVIHLLFTDQTITSKEIKRFRDFYENVWKHLSVYLKELFILASLMYYDKFGEQQLFRFSLWLDHLLGAIRLEKQNVVKQAPMNFLKDSENNLLDVISHAFTPEEVFNFLSRCSQPIDIYTKENIENGKGVRGYYKERILSYYGKKSFDYKESWMDTFVKEIENGDTV
- a CDS encoding prolyl oligopeptidase family serine peptidase; its protein translation is MVTKKKKWAKPLMLLGSAAVMSLMLNTGVFAKEIKTQPPSYQTVTEIEDWGAVITKVIVDLGKPVPVNSVTNETFNVHVERYDSRLANPFLQEGNRKVKNAYVSDKHGNPAKKMGKYAVLEMEISPSLSLSSAINYDWAGTGFNDWTDNKYTITQQKNIITNAGSISGLVVDTFTGGVRELVDEFTTGTATYDNVTLSYADYSPAKDNAKNPLVIWLHGAGEGGTDPTMAIAGNKAANFASEEIQAYFDGAYVLAPQTPGFWMEGFTGFGDGTSKYQKALMALIDDYVSQNKDIDPSRIYIGGDSNGGYMTMLMVRDYPEYFAAAFPTCEALKDTLITDEEIQKMKNLPIWFITAKTDMVVNPDQYTVPTYNRLIEAGAKDVHLSLFENVIDTSGLYKNSDGTPYEYNGHWSWIYVYNNEVTNTLNGKTTTLMEWLAKQSL
- a CDS encoding beta-glucosidase produces the protein MLKKMKKARKKRLLAVALATGFAVSSFGYSTTTFANDSTENTVQVQNEAPKLIDAASIDSVIAAMTLDEKTKMVVGVGMPGLFGAPKLAVAGAVGGTPAIERLGIPAMFFADGPAGLRISPTREGETKTYYATAFPIATNLASTWDMKMVEAVGKAQGNEVKEYGVDILLAPALNLHRNPLNGRNFEYFSEDPLVAGKMTAALVNGVQSNDVGATIKHFAANNQETNRFTIDTIVSERALRELYLKGFEIAIKESNPWAVMSSYNLVNGTPASQNTDLLTTVLRDDWGYEGFVMTDWFAGTNPVEQMRAGNDHIMPGFPSSSTAIANAVKDGSLDESVLDRNIKNILEFVVKSPTFKNYANSDSPDLAAHAKVARQAGAEGMVLLKNDDNALPLKKENKLAIFGNAQIETIKGGTGSGDVNAAYTVSLVDGLNEAGYQMQEDLVTDYKNYINTLRQQDEYKIKPSPWGEDFGKEIPIIPEKPLDINEINQVQEDTDTAVIVIDRNSGESADRQNVQGDYLLTETEQEMIKNISSIYHNAGKKVTVVLNIGGPIEVESWKDKVDSILVAWQPGQEAGYAIADVLTGAVNPSGKLATTFPKTYSDTPSSSNFPGTPAENPTQVTYEEDIYIGYRYHSTFNVSPSYEFGYGLSYTTYDYSNIRVNKGGKFKDTITVFANIKNTGDVAGKEVVQLYISAPDGKLEKPEIELRDFTKTKELNANQSELIKFELDAMDLASFDEAKNQWIVEKGIYEVRVGASSENIKGTATFNVEKDIVVEQVNNALEPKVDIDRLTK